One segment of Chthonomonadales bacterium DNA contains the following:
- a CDS encoding beta-galactosidase gives MSTARPACLGLAALALLCAAARAANDDAPIGPTPIPFYTGNLSVTRFMMYWGTSKGPIGDEVTPERIALLRRIACFADCDYQAWCIAQPEPGRWDFSPYRRNAEALRRAGLGYVPFSWVHFPPKWFLDSPDWTPYRCGEHGEPLMQLSPWGPKTLDIYRSFYRAQHAALGDLVGWIRVGTPSDYGEVGYPAAMTSWLVPQTHAHAGYWCGDLYARADFRSEMRRRFGALGALNRRWGTAFASWDALDYPALEGDAGAAAARASGKPTDRRRWLDFVEWYYGAWLRFVPKLVGVVRESYPRNPLIISVGYASERACYGNDYTALPAMARRLGIALQTPGNVSYYGLKRVSTACHHYGARYYTEPPGDVPPEAEVARVFSDVSNGVQVYFEYPQNLDGARAQLRQYKRYMSGARPEVDLALFNPTIDHRLEGGADSFPRTVFLVGETGRDLFDYDVVDEFLARDGALCRYRVLAWLGGQVTEGFALRAVERWVRGGGVLLTCRLGEVETVEGDRAPWRRLAPDAMPRIGEIAGRAVTGRRLGRGAVIRVEAAPDATAALVRAVERAAHHPGEWLPGFRGAPLIDGEADGVRATLLPERILYHNPTDRPIVRRISLRAADWRGRPRRPAALEQALKLPPHSIASIALEPAPRGRGAGH, from the coding sequence ATGAGCACCGCACGCCCCGCCTGTCTCGGCCTGGCCGCTCTCGCCCTCCTCTGCGCCGCCGCCCGCGCGGCGAACGACGACGCGCCCATCGGCCCTACCCCCATCCCGTTCTACACCGGCAACCTGAGCGTCACACGCTTCATGATGTACTGGGGCACCAGCAAGGGCCCCATCGGCGACGAGGTGACGCCCGAGCGCATCGCCCTCCTGCGCCGCATCGCCTGCTTCGCCGACTGCGACTATCAGGCGTGGTGCATCGCCCAGCCCGAACCGGGGCGCTGGGACTTCTCGCCCTATCGCCGCAACGCCGAGGCGCTCCGCAGGGCCGGGCTGGGCTATGTCCCCTTCTCCTGGGTGCACTTCCCGCCGAAGTGGTTCCTCGACTCGCCGGACTGGACGCCCTACCGTTGCGGCGAGCACGGCGAGCCGCTGATGCAGCTCTCGCCGTGGGGCCCGAAGACGCTCGACATCTACCGCTCGTTCTACCGCGCCCAGCACGCGGCGCTCGGCGACCTCGTCGGCTGGATCCGCGTCGGCACGCCCTCGGACTACGGCGAGGTGGGCTACCCGGCGGCCATGACCTCGTGGCTGGTCCCGCAGACGCACGCGCACGCCGGCTACTGGTGCGGCGACCTCTACGCCCGGGCCGACTTCCGCTCCGAGATGCGCCGCCGGTTCGGCGCGCTCGGCGCGCTGAACCGCCGCTGGGGAACCGCCTTCGCCTCGTGGGACGCGCTGGACTACCCGGCATTGGAGGGCGACGCAGGGGCCGCCGCCGCGCGCGCCAGCGGCAAGCCGACCGACCGGCGCCGCTGGCTCGACTTCGTGGAGTGGTACTACGGCGCCTGGCTGCGCTTCGTGCCGAAGCTCGTGGGCGTCGTGCGCGAGTCCTACCCGCGCAACCCGCTCATCATCAGCGTCGGCTACGCCTCCGAGCGCGCCTGTTACGGCAACGACTATACGGCGCTGCCCGCGATGGCGCGCCGACTCGGCATCGCGCTCCAGACGCCCGGCAACGTGTCGTACTACGGGCTCAAGCGAGTCTCGACGGCCTGCCACCACTACGGCGCGCGCTACTACACCGAGCCGCCAGGCGACGTGCCGCCGGAGGCAGAGGTCGCGCGCGTGTTCAGCGACGTGTCCAACGGCGTCCAGGTCTACTTCGAGTACCCGCAGAACCTCGACGGGGCGCGCGCGCAACTCCGGCAGTACAAGCGGTACATGAGCGGGGCGCGGCCGGAGGTGGACCTGGCGCTCTTTAACCCGACGATCGACCACCGCCTGGAGGGCGGGGCGGACAGCTTCCCTCGGACCGTGTTCCTGGTCGGCGAGACGGGTCGCGACCTGTTCGACTACGACGTGGTGGACGAGTTCCTGGCTCGCGACGGCGCGCTCTGCCGCTACCGCGTGCTCGCGTGGCTCGGCGGCCAGGTGACCGAGGGCTTCGCCCTGCGCGCCGTCGAGCGGTGGGTACGCGGTGGGGGCGTGCTGCTGACGTGCCGGCTCGGCGAGGTCGAGACGGTGGAGGGCGACCGCGCGCCGTGGCGGCGCCTCGCGCCAGATGCCATGCCGCGGATCGGCGAGATCGCGGGCAGGGCCGTCACGGGCCGGCGCCTTGGCCGGGGCGCGGTGATCCGCGTGGAGGCGGCGCCGGACGCGACGGCGGCGCTCGTGCGGGCGGTCGAGCGCGCGGCGCACCATCCGGGTGAGTGGCTGCCCGGCTTCCGCGGCGCCCCGCTCATCGACGGCGAGGCGGACGGCGTGCGCGCGACCCTGCTGCCGGAGCGCATACTCTAC